One Cucurbita pepo subsp. pepo cultivar mu-cu-16 chromosome LG09, ASM280686v2, whole genome shotgun sequence DNA window includes the following coding sequences:
- the LOC111801466 gene encoding sm-like protein LSM8, protein MASGPGLESLVDQTISVITNDGRNIVGVLKGFDQATNIILDESHERVYSTKEGVQQLVLGLYIIRGDNISIVGELDEELDSNLDLSKLRAHPLKPVIH, encoded by the exons ATGGCAAGTGGACCTGGACTTGAATCACTGGTTGATC aaacaaTATCAGTTATCACTAATGATGGCCGCAATATAGTG GGAGTGTTGAAAGGATTTGACCAGGctacaaatattatcctcgATGAATCTCATGAACGTGTTTACTCGACCAAG GAAGGAGTTCAGCAACTTGTTTTGGGTCTATATATAATCAGAGGCGATAATAT AAGCATTGTTGGGGAGCTAGATGAAGAACTTGATTCAAATTTGGACTTGTCGAAGTTGAGAGCCCATCCTCTAAAGCCTGTGATTCATTAA